The Natronobacterium texcoconense genome includes the window TCCGGTTCGGCGTCGATTTCGGCCTCCGTATCGGTGTCGTAACTCGTGTCAGTCATGCGATCTGGTTCGGTCCCTCGAGTGGTTCGGGAAGTTCCTCGATCGTCGCCGGTGCCCCGACTGCGAGACTGTCGGCCGGCACGTCGTCCGTGACGACGGCTCCAGCCGCGACGAACGCGTTCTCGCCGATCGTCACGCCCGGCAGAATCGTCGCGTTCGCCCCGACCGATGCACCCGACTCGAGGGTCGGCCCCTCGAGGTCGGCCTCGGTCCGGATCGGATACTCGTCGTTGGTCAGAACTGCACCGGGGCCGACGAAGACGTTGCTCTCGATGGTCGTCTCGGTCGGGACGTAGACGTTCGTCTGGAGGCTGACGTGGGAGCCGATCGTCGTCTGGCCGTCGATGACTGTCTTCGTGCCGACGAGGACGTCGTCACCGATCTCCGTCCCTTCCCGTACCAGGACGTCGTGGCCCGTCGTGAACTCGTCGCCGATCGTTACGTCGCCGTAGATGATAGAACCGTCTCTGATCGTCGCTCCGTCGCCGATTCGCGTCGGTTCGTCGAACTCGCCGTGGCCGACCGTCGCGTCGTCGGCGATCGTACACTTCGTTCCCCGGACGACGGGTTGCTGGCTACTCATCCGCGTTCACCTCCGTTCGTCCGCGACTGGACTGTCGATCGACGCGCGCGAGGGGACGACGGGACATCCGTCGTCCGTCCCTGAACTCGTAATCGTCGTCGTAGTTGGCGCTGTGTCATCGGTTACTCGATACCCGCGTGGGAATCGTCCTGATACAGCCGGTAACGAGGTTTTGTTATCCTCGTCCTGAGGAATGCGTAGCCGCGAACTACAGGGACCGCGATCGATTGGCGCCAATTTCCACAGGAGGTGAC containing:
- a CDS encoding acyltransferase, which encodes MSSQQPVVRGTKCTIADDATVGHGEFDEPTRIGDGATIRDGSIIYGDVTIGDEFTTGHDVLVREGTEIGDDVLVGTKTVIDGQTTIGSHVSLQTNVYVPTETTIESNVFVGPGAVLTNDEYPIRTEADLEGPTLESGASVGANATILPGVTIGENAFVAAGAVVTDDVPADSLAVGAPATIEELPEPLEGPNQIA